One Ricinus communis isolate WT05 ecotype wild-type chromosome 2, ASM1957865v1, whole genome shotgun sequence DNA segment encodes these proteins:
- the LOC8277151 gene encoding MDIS1-interacting receptor like kinase 2 — protein sequence MKLFPVIFFLSVLLALHSLTLTSAACHVDDEAGLLALKSSITHDPSGILISWKPGTDCCSWEGITCLVGNRVTAIWLSGQLEKPNSFLSGTISPSLVKVQNLDGIYLMNLRNITGKFPDVLFRLPKLKFVYIENNKLSGQLPSNIGRLTQLEAFSLAGNQFTGPIPSSISKLTKLSQLKLGNNFLTGTIPVGINKLKSLTFLSLKNNQLSGPIPDFFSSFTNLRIIELSHNKLSGKIPASLSSLAPNLAYLELGHNALSGQIPNFLGSLQALDTLDLSWNNLTGTVPKSFGNLTKIFNLDLSHNSLTDPFPVMNVKGIESLDLSYNRFHLKQIPNWVTSSPIIYSLKLAKCGIKMNLNDWKPKETYFYDYIDLSENNISGSPIWLLNKTDFLVGFWASKNKLKFDLGKLRIVNTLKKLDLSRNLVYGKIPKNVTGLESLNLSYNHLCGQIPATKFSASAFVGNDCLCGSPLPPCKVS from the coding sequence ATGAAGCTCTTCCCTGTCATCTTCTTCCTCTCTGTTCTTCTTGCTCTTCACTCCCTCACACTCACATCAGCTGCCTGTCACGTTGATGATGAAGCGGGTCTCTTGGCTTTAAAATCTAGTATCACCCATGATCCTTCCGGTATCCTCATCTCTTGGAAGCCCGGCACCGATTGCTGCAGCTGGGAGGGGATAACTTGTCTCGTCGGCAACCGGGTCACTGCAATATGGCTCTCCGGACAGCTTGAAAAACCTAATAGCTTCTTGTCGGGTACAATCTCACCATCTTTAGTTAAAGTCCAGAATCTTGATGGTATTTACTTGATGAACTTGAGAAACATCACGGGTAAATTTCCGGATGTGTTATTCAGGTTACCCAAACTCAAATTCGTGTATATAGAAAACAATAAACTTTCTGGTCAATTACCCAGTAACATAGGCAGGTTAACCCAACTGGAGGCATTCAGTTTAGCTGGGAACCAGTTCACTGGGCCAATTCCCAGTTCAATATCCAAGTTAACCAAGTTGAGCCAACTGAAATTGGGTAACAATTTTCTTACTGGTACAATTCCTGTTGGAATTAACAAGCTAAAGAGCTTGACATTTCTGAGTCTCAAAAACAACCAACTTTCAGGTCCAATTCCTGATTTTTTCTCCTCATTCACTAATCTTAGAATTATTGAACTTTCCCACAACAAACTTTCTGGTAAAATCCCAGCTTCATTATCATCACTGGCACCAAACTTAGCCTATCTTGAACTAGGCCACAATGCATTATCAGGGCAAATTCCAAACTTTCTTGGATCTTTGCAAGCACTAGACACACTAGATCTTTCATGGAACAACTTGACAGGAACAGTGCCAAAAAGTTTTGGTAATCTAAcaaaaatcttcaatcttgacCTTTCTCATAATTCTCTTACAGACCCATTTCCTGTAATGAATGTAAAAGGAATAGAATCTCTTGATTTGTCTTATAATAGATTCCATCTTAAGCAAATACCCAATTGGGTCACTTCCTCTCCTATCATTTACTCTCTCAAGTTAGCAAAATGTGGGATCAAGATGAACTTAAATGACTGGAAGCCAAAGGAGACTTATTTCTATGATTACATTGATCTATCTGAGAATAACATCTCAGGTAGTCCAATTTGGTTACTAAACAAGACAGATTTCTTGGTTGGGTTCTGGGCATCAAAGAACAAGTTGAAGTTTGATTTGGGTAAGTTGAGGATTGTTAATACATTAAAGAAGTTGGATTTGTCAAGGAATTTGGTGTATGGGAAAATACCCAAGAATGTTACTGGACTGGAAAGCTTGAATTTGAGTTATAACCATCTTTGCGGACAGATTCCAGCAACAAAATTCTCTGCAAGTGCATTTGTTGGGAATGATTGCTTGTGCGGTTCTCCATTACCTCCTTGCAAAGTAAGTTGA
- the LOC8277154 gene encoding cell wall / vacuolar inhibitor of fructosidase 1, translated as MVFTIEAKATHTLHRINELLEHSKGLSHKKREGLKACAERYNSILKADVPQALQGLKKGNYKFAEEGSFDAATEAMSCEDEFSSCKSASPISEMNSLVHDVSIVAASIVQIMLSN; from the coding sequence ATGGTTTTCACCATTGAAGCAAAGGCAACACATACCCTTCATCGTATTAATGAACTACTTGAACATAGTAAAGGCCTCAGCCATAAGAAGCGAGAAGGATTAAAAGCTTGTGCTGAGCGTTATAATAGCATCCTCAAAGCAGATGTTCCTCAGGCCTTGCAAGGTCTGAAAAAAGGTAACTATAAGTTTGCAGAAGAAGGCAGTTTTGATGCTGCTACTGAAGCCATGTCCTGTGAGGACGAATTCTCTTCATGCAAATCAGCGTCGCCGATTTCTGAAATGAACAGCTTGGTGCATGATGTCTCCATTGTGGCTGCTTCCATTGTTCAGATTATGCTAAGCAATTGA
- the LOC8277152 gene encoding molybdopterin synthase sulfur carrier subunit codes for MDTMNLKSGNIESKHVESNGSSIKIKVLFFARARDLTGLSEMPLEVSSGSTTNDCLNKLVAQFPSLEEIRRCIVLALNEEYTTESAIVREKDELAIIPPISGG; via the coding sequence ATGGATACTATGAATTTGAAGTCTGGAAATATCGAAAGTAAACATGTGGAAAGTAATGGTTCatccattaaaataaaagtcttGTTCTTTGCCAGAGCACGGGATCTAACTGGCTTGTCAGAGATGCCATTAGAGGTATCATCTGGTAGTACTACGAATGATTGTTTGAATAAGCTTGTTGCACAATTCCCCAGTTTGGAAGAGATTCGTCGCTGCATAGTTCTTGCTCTAAATGAGGAATACACAACTGAGTCAGCGATTGttagagaaaaagatgaattGGCGATTATTCCTCCCATCAGTGGCGGCTAA
- the LOC8277153 gene encoding cell wall / vacuolar inhibitor of fructosidase 1, which produces MKSFLLVFVFIFPVINAAIPSIFGSNLIEKTCRKTPYYQLCISTLVSNPHSFDADIEGLAKIMVHTIDAKATHTLNRINELLEQSQRGSRSHDQKEQQELRDCADRYNEILKGDVPQAMQALHKGNFRSAKERTFDAAAEAISCEEEFSGQSPLSDMNMKVHDISVVAASILKQIHRNRDF; this is translated from the coding sequence atgaagagTTTTCTTTTAGTCTTTGTTTTTATCTTCCCTGTTATTAATGCTGCAATTCCAAGCATTTTTGGCAGCAACTTGATAGAGAAAACCTGCAGAAAGACGCCCTATTATCAACTTTGCATTTCGACGCTTGTATCCAACCCTCACAGCTTTGATGCTGACATTGAAGGTCTAGCTAAGATCATGGTTCATACCATTGATGCGAAAGCGACTCACACCCTTAACAGAATCAATGAACTACTTGAACAAAGTCAAAGAGGCAGCAGAAGCCATGACCAGAAGGAGCAACAAGAACTAAGAGATTGTGCTGATCGTTACAATGAGATTCTGAAAGGAGATGTGCCTCAGGCTATGCAAGCTTTGCACAAAGGCAATTTCAGGTCTGCCAAAGAAAGAACCTTTGATGCTGCTGCAGAGGCCATCTCCTGTGAAGAAGAATTCTCTGGACAGTCTCCACTTTCTGATATGAATATGAAGGTGCATGATATCTCGGTTGTTGCTGCATCCATTCTTAAGCAAATCCACAGAAACAGAGACTTCTAA